One region of Mangifera indica cultivar Alphonso chromosome 3, CATAS_Mindica_2.1, whole genome shotgun sequence genomic DNA includes:
- the LOC123210164 gene encoding uncharacterized protein LOC123210164: MDIFLNLKSLVMDKFSDISSGIPPNVLWYFKNLEILEVKCCESLEQVFDLEVNHQEILGLKKFRSLKIDNCNSLKYILTPSVLLHLVQLQEIEVKNCALIEEIIKSEGEKDAGSDKIIIPLLNSIMFKSLPNLTSFYSGSKILEFPPLQTIIVKDCEKIYMKELSIHFSSLSTVKVVLPSLETSSCFLNLTILVIDGFGHLQYLFPTSMVKSLFKLRKLKISNCMLMERVIDEDEGRTEMMLFPKLYQLKLRDLPKLTTFCNSTANSVEMSSLFRLWIDNCPGIETFISNYVCGDMTLSSKEPEGMSAKENSTHVPSLFDQKVKLPSLERLQISYADQLVKLWNNQVSMDSFNKLNRLFVQFCKNLASVFPSNMLWKHQQLEFLEVQNCDSVEEIFEALEKGSTMMEEIVAKGKAVPRFVFSKLTRLSLEILPSLKSFYPDMHISEWPILEDLKVYGCNNVEILASELLIIPGSDGDSQQPLFFVYEDAYPSLEKLELCGMPRLKHLWRGNFQPCNAFQNLQTLKVSECDSLENSWSSSLTFQNLTTLEVSKCDGLRYLLTPSKTKTLGQLTRMNVSDCKQMEEIITHLGDEVMENSIVFSKLGCLELHCLSSLKSFCCGDYSLEFLSLKKVIVRQCLEMETFCHGVLSTPKLEGLQLTEGGDDEVEECWEGNLNSTVQYLYNNTKVRSFKED, translated from the exons ATGgacatatttttgaatttgaagtcGTTAGTGATGGATAAATTTTCAGATATATCAAGTGGTATTCCACCGAATGTGTTATGGtacttcaaaaatctggaaattttaGAGGTAAAATGTTGTGAGTCACTAGAACAAGTTTTTGATTTGGAGGTAAATCATCAAGAAATTTTGGGCTTAAAGAAATTCAGAtcattgaaaattgacaattgtAACAgcttgaaatatatattgacTCCATCTGTACTATTGCACCTTGTTCAACTCCAAGAGATAGAAGTGAAAAATTGTGCTTTGATAGAAGAAATCATCAAAAGTGAAGGGGAGAAAGATGCGGgaagtgataaaattataatcccTCTATTGAACTCTATCATGTTTAAGTCATTGCCTAACTTGACAAGCTTCTATTCGGGAagtaaaattttggaatttccTCCCTTACAAACTATTATTGTTAAGGACTGTGAAAAGATCTACATGAAGGAGCTTAGTATTCATTTTTCATCACTTTCCACTGTTAAG GTTGTATTACCCAGCTTGGAAACATCTTCTTGCTTCCTGAATTTAACAATCTTGGTTATCGATGGCTTTGGTCATTTGCAATATCTATTCCCAACTTCTATGGTGAAAAGTCTTTTCAAACTGAGGAAGCTTAAGATATCTAATTGTATGTTAATGGAAAGAgtaatagatgaagatgaagggaGAACAGAAATGATGTTGTTTCCTAAACTGTACCAGCTGAAGCTTAGAGATCTTCCGAAACTGACAACTTTCTGCAACTCCACAGCAAATTCTGTTGAAATGTCTTCCTTATTCAGACTATGGATTGATAATTGCCCTGGTATCGAAACATTCATCTCCAATTATGTATGTGGTGATATGACATTATCAAGCAAAGAACCTGAAGGAATGAGTGCAAAGGAGAACTCTACTCACGTGCCATCTCTTTTTGATCAGAAG GTAAAACTACCTAGTTTGGAGAGATTGCAAATCAGCTATGCTGATCAGCTGGTAAAATTATGGAACAATCAGGTCTCCATGGATtccttcaataaattaaatcgCTTGTTTGtacaattttgtaaaaatcTTGCAAGTGTTTTTCCATCTAACATGCTTTGGAAGCACCAGCAACTGGAGTTCTTGGAAGTACAAAATTGTGATTCAGTTGAGGAGATATTTGAAGCTCTCGAGAAAGGGTCCACAATGATGGAGGAAATTGTTGCCAAGGGGAAAGCAGTCCCCAGGTTTGTATTCTCCAAATTAACCCGCCTGTCTCTGGAGATTCTGCCAAGTCTCAAGAGTTTCTACCCAGATATGCATATTTCAGAATGGCCAATTTTGGAAGATTTGAAGGTATATGGTTGTAATAATGTGGAGATCCTTGCTTCAGAATTATTGATCATCCCAGGAAGTGATGGAGACAGTCAACAACCACTGTTCTTTGTTTACGAG GATGCATATCCTAGCTTGGAAAAACTAGAGTTGTGTGGAATGCCCCGGTTAAAGCATCTATGGAGAGgaaattttcagccttgcaatgcttttcaaaatctcCAGACTCTGAAAGTATCAGAATGTGACAGTTTAGAAAATTCATGGTCCTCGTCATTGACTTTCCAGAACTTGACAACTCTGGAAGTTTCAAAGTGTGATGGATTGAGATATTTACTGACCCCctcaaaaactaaaactttgggTCAACTTACAAGAATGAATGTATCTGATTGCAAACAGATGGAGGAAATTATAACACATTTGGGAGATGAAGTAATGGAGAATTCAATTGTTTTCAGCAAATTGGGTTGTTTGGAACTTCACTGCTTGTCCAGCCTTAAAAGCTTCTGTTGTGGGGATTATTCTCTAGAATTCTTATCCTTGAAAAAAGTAATTGTTAGGCAATGCTTGGAGATGGAGACTTTTTGTCATGGAGTTTTGAGTACACCAAAGCTCGAAGGACTACAGTTGACAGAAGGAGGAGACGATGAAGTAGAAGAATGTTGGGAAGGCAACCTTAATTCCACCGTACAGTATTTGTACAACAATACG AAAGTGCGGAGCTTCAAAGAAGATTGA
- the LOC123211638 gene encoding cysteine synthase-like, which translates to MPASMSIERRIILRAFGAELVLTDPAEGMRGAAQKAEEILAKTPNVYMLQQFENPANPNGIGAGFVPGVMKVNIVDEVIQVIFPTFGERYLSSVLFESERREAENMVVEP; encoded by the exons ATGCCTGCTTCAATGAGTATTGAAAGAAGAATTATTCTTCGAGCTTTTGGAGCTGAGCTGGTTCTCACTGATCCTGCTGAAGGGATGAGGGGGGCTGCTCAGAAGGCAGAGGAGATTTTGGCTAAGACACCAAATGTTTACATGCTGCAGCAGTTTGAAAATCCAGCCAACCCAAAT GGAATAGGTGCTGGTTTTGTCCCAGGTGTTATGAAAGTCAACATTGTTGATGAAGTTATTCAA GTAATTTTTCCAACCTTTGGAGAGAGGTATCTGTCTTCTGTGCTATTTGAATCCGAGAGGAGGGAGGCAGAAAACATGGTGGTGGAGCCCTGA
- the LOC123210182 gene encoding uncharacterized protein YwkD-like, producing the protein MPVTQAATLNHISRESSDIRRLANFYKEIFGFEEIEAPDFGEFKVIWLNLPGAFAVHLIERSPVTKLPEGPYSATSPVLDASHLPRGHHICFTVDHFESFVHTLQDKGIQTFQRSLPDGKVKQVFFFDPDGNGLEVASKSNE; encoded by the exons ATGCCAGTAACCCAAGCAGCAACCCTGAACCACATCTCCAGAGAATCCTCGGATATAAGGCGTCTCGCCAACTTTTACAAGGAG ATTTTTGGTTTTGAGGAAATCGAAGCCCCAGATTTCGGGGAATTCAAGGTGATATGGCTGAATTTGCCTGGAGCTTTTGCTGTTCACCTCATCGAGAGAAGCCCCGTCACCAAGCTTCCAGAAGGTCCCTACAGCGCCACGTCACCCGTCCTTGACGCCAGCCACCTCCCCAGAGGTCATCATATCTGCTTCACTGTCGACCATTTTGAATCCTTTGTGCACACTCTTCAG GACAAGGGAATACAGACTTTCCAAAGGTCCCTGCCCGATGGGAAGGTCAAACAAGTCTTCTTCTTTGATCCTGACG GTAATGGATTGGAAGTCGCCAGCAAGAGCAATGAATAG